A portion of the Pseudorasbora parva isolate DD20220531a chromosome 1, ASM2467924v1, whole genome shotgun sequence genome contains these proteins:
- the cdkn1ca gene encoding cyclin dependent kinase inhibitor 1Ca, which translates to MTNVDVSSNLERHVARRTFPLLARTKVCRNLFGPVDHEELHCEMKRKLQEISERDQSRWNFNFETNSPLPGDYEWETISEDTMPFFYKDKVQSKRASVNATGDAPSTVDCGLHGLSRSPVVQESADVPSRPNEPNQENISGALNSKTARASVLRNRRKRSLIPEAPRNNTPQITDFFPKRKRILESKQDERSTAGSSASIEVTPRKTIR; encoded by the exons ATGACAAACGTGGACGTATCAAGCAATCTGGAGCGTCATGTTGCACGGAGAACCTTTCCTCTTCTCGCCCGCACAAAGGTCTGCCGTAACCTTTTCGGACCCGTAGATCACGAGGAGCTGCACTGCGAAATGAAACGGAAACTCCAGGAGATCTCCGAGCGAGACCAGAGCCGGTGGAATTTTAACTTTGAGACCAACTCGCCTTTGCCTGGAGATTACGAGTGGGAGACGATTTCAGAGGACACTATGCCATTTTTCTACAAGGATAAAGTGCAAAGCAAGAGAGCGTCTGTTAACGCTACGGGAGACGCACCCAGCACTGTTGACTGTGGGTTACACGGGCTTTCCAGGAGTCCGGTGGTTCAAGAATCCGCGGACGTCCCAAGTCGACCCAACGAACCTAACCAGGAGAACATCTCTGGTGCACTCAACTCAAAAACAGCTCGCGCTTCAGTCCTCAGAAACAGACGAAAGAGGTCACTCATCCCAGAGGCCCCCAGAAACAACACGCCACAAATTACAG ACTTCTTCCCGAAAAGAAAAAGGATTCTGGAATCCAAGCAGGATGAACGCAGCACAGCCGGCTCATCCGCCAGCATTGAAGTCACGCCACGTAAAACAATAAGATG A